The Providencia rettgeri genome includes a window with the following:
- the nrfG gene encoding Formate-dependent nitrite reductase complex subunit nrfG, which yields MLKTLLALFFLCCSFISNAQIVDVWQFNSIEEQEYSLQIASQLRCPQCQNQNLLESNAPTAVSMRHQVFKMVAEGKDKAQIMHYMTERYGDFVLYNPPLTIGTALLWGLPGIALVGIFYFIFKFYRSQKQPILESNFHHQQVFEQLLSDDVTAPSVAKQWHINKLLAILMVSVVIGYFFSPRFELAYQEYQRISDPLLSFTPLQQEQNDLLRLQDDIRQSPKNSELWATLGEYYLYQNSYDNALIAYHRALKYGGENAQIYSAIATVLYYQAGQQLTEDVRAVINKALNLDKQEITALMLVASDAFMNANYEQAIDIWQKLLDSNSSRINRSQLIEAIHMAKIMKNKK from the coding sequence ATGCTTAAAACCCTATTAGCACTATTTTTCCTATGTTGCTCTTTTATATCCAATGCTCAGATTGTTGATGTGTGGCAATTTAATTCTATTGAAGAACAAGAATATTCTTTGCAAATAGCCTCACAATTACGTTGTCCGCAGTGCCAAAACCAAAACTTACTCGAATCCAATGCACCCACTGCAGTAAGTATGCGCCACCAAGTTTTTAAAATGGTTGCAGAGGGGAAAGATAAAGCGCAAATCATGCATTATATGACCGAGCGATATGGCGATTTCGTGCTGTATAACCCTCCCTTGACTATTGGCACCGCACTGCTTTGGGGATTACCGGGCATTGCTCTAGTTGGCATTTTTTATTTCATTTTCAAATTTTATCGCTCACAAAAACAGCCGATTTTAGAGAGCAATTTTCACCATCAGCAGGTATTCGAGCAATTATTGTCAGATGATGTAACAGCGCCATCAGTTGCAAAGCAATGGCATATTAATAAATTACTCGCCATATTAATGGTGTCAGTTGTTATTGGTTACTTTTTTTCGCCTCGGTTTGAATTAGCCTACCAGGAATACCAACGTATTTCAGATCCTCTACTCTCATTCACACCATTGCAGCAAGAACAAAATGATTTATTACGCTTGCAAGATGATATTCGCCAATCCCCTAAAAATAGTGAGCTTTGGGCTACACTAGGTGAATACTATCTCTATCAAAATAGTTATGATAACGCATTAATTGCTTATCATAGAGCGTTAAAATATGGAGGAGAAAATGCTCAGATATACTCCGCTATTGCAACCGTTTTATATTATCAAGCAGGTCAACAACTAACAGAAGATGTCAGAGCGGTAATCAACAAAGCATTAAACCTTGATAAACAAGAAATTACTGCTTTAATGCTAGTCGCTTCAGATGCTTTTATGAATGCAAATTATGAACAAGCAATTGATATTTGGCAAAAATTATTAGATAGTAATAGTTCTCGTATTAATCGTTCTCAACTCATTGAAGCTATTCATATGGCAAAAATAATGAAGAACAAAAAATAA
- the ccmF_1 gene encoding Cytochrome c-type biogenesis protein CcmF: MELILPEIGFLCLALALCIACFQALFGVIGFFRHIPRQMPRNILWTYLQFLFLLVAYVCLTLSFIQSDFSVVYVAQHSHRLSPLYIKIAAVWGGHEGSIFLWLLFISAWSCLFAWCYRRQTHPVFPLTLTLLAIISTALLLFIVFYSDPFVRIFPPAIEGRDLNPMLQHWGLILHPPLLYLGYSGLMVVTALALASTLCTQFNQTVARLCWRFVVPSWCILTLGITLGSWWAYSELGWGGWWFWDPVENASLLPWLSATALFHSLTISYKTGHYRHWSILLAILTFILSLLGTLIVRSGILMSVHAFALDNVRAVPLFLLFSFLSFGALCIYGWKAKNIDNLPTKTNRRQLYLLLTLILFSTVLFIVLTGTLYPMIYTLFGWGKISVGAPYFNQALLPFGILMLIIMAVSAIYPLNKTRIKAQWRILFIILLSVLVSLSLWSKGIIIALSCGFLFAILLIFWLRPIDAIRQQFPSLIAHTGVVIFAAGIALSIGSHHETSVSLSVGQSISLADYQFQFNELQLEAKSNYTTEKAIIQISKANQPLHQLITERRFYTARQQLMIEPGIYWGWLRNWYAVLGEKTGTNSYAIRLYVQDGIQWIWSGAFVMCFGLLISWIKGRIKKCLKPY, translated from the coding sequence TTGGAACTAATACTCCCAGAAATTGGCTTTCTCTGCCTCGCATTGGCACTCTGTATTGCCTGTTTCCAAGCATTGTTTGGAGTTATTGGTTTCTTCCGCCATATTCCGAGGCAAATGCCTCGGAATATTCTTTGGACCTACTTACAGTTTCTTTTCTTGCTCGTTGCCTATGTTTGTTTAACTCTCAGCTTTATTCAAAGTGATTTTTCAGTCGTGTATGTGGCGCAACATAGCCACCGGCTATCGCCGCTATATATTAAAATTGCCGCAGTATGGGGAGGCCATGAAGGCTCAATATTTCTTTGGCTACTGTTTATCTCTGCTTGGAGTTGCCTATTTGCATGGTGTTATCGTCGGCAAACTCACCCCGTATTTCCTCTCACATTAACCCTACTCGCTATTATTAGTACCGCATTATTACTGTTTATCGTCTTTTATTCGGACCCCTTTGTTCGCATTTTTCCTCCTGCTATTGAAGGGCGAGATCTCAACCCAATGCTGCAACATTGGGGGTTGATATTACACCCTCCACTACTTTATTTAGGTTATAGCGGGTTAATGGTCGTGACCGCCTTGGCACTTGCATCCACGCTGTGCACGCAATTTAACCAAACTGTTGCAAGGCTCTGTTGGCGCTTTGTCGTTCCTAGTTGGTGCATACTCACTTTGGGTATCACACTGGGTTCATGGTGGGCATACAGTGAACTTGGTTGGGGTGGATGGTGGTTTTGGGACCCAGTTGAAAATGCATCGCTGTTACCATGGCTAAGTGCAACTGCGTTATTCCATAGCCTTACCATTTCATACAAAACGGGTCATTATCGTCATTGGTCAATATTACTGGCGATCCTCACATTTATTTTATCTCTATTGGGGACGTTGATTGTACGCTCAGGTATTTTAATGTCTGTCCATGCGTTTGCTTTAGATAACGTTAGAGCTGTCCCCCTCTTTTTACTATTCAGTTTCCTGAGTTTCGGTGCTTTATGTATATATGGTTGGAAAGCTAAAAACATTGATAATTTACCAACCAAAACTAATCGCCGTCAGCTTTATTTATTACTCACTTTAATCCTATTTTCTACTGTATTATTTATTGTCCTGACGGGCACACTTTACCCGATGATTTACACGTTATTTGGTTGGGGAAAAATATCGGTTGGGGCACCTTATTTTAACCAAGCATTACTACCATTTGGTATTTTGATGCTAATCATAATGGCGGTAAGTGCCATTTATCCGCTTAACAAAACTCGGATTAAAGCCCAATGGCGTATTCTTTTCATTATACTTCTCAGTGTATTAGTAAGCTTATCTCTTTGGTCTAAAGGGATTATTATCGCTCTTTCTTGTGGTTTTTTATTTGCTATTTTACTTATCTTTTGGCTACGACCCATCGATGCTATTCGTCAACAATTCCCTTCCCTTATCGCTCATACAGGGGTTGTGATTTTTGCGGCTGGCATTGCCTTATCCATTGGTAGTCACCATGAAACCAGTGTTAGTCTTTCTGTTGGGCAATCTATTTCACTCGCAGATTATCAATTTCAATTCAACGAGTTGCAACTTGAAGCTAAATCTAATTACACTACCGAAAAAGCCATTATACAAATTAGCAAAGCTAACCAACCATTACACCAGCTAATCACCGAGCGCCGCTTTTATACTGCTCGCCAGCAATTAATGATTGAACCCGGTATATATTGGGGGTGGCTACGTAATTGGTATGCGGTATTAGGTGAGAAAACGGGAACAAATAGCTATGCAATACGCCTTTACGTACAAGATGGCATTCAATGGATTTGGAGCGGTGCGTTTGTAATGTGTTTTGGCCTATTAATAAGCTGGATAAAAGGGAGGATAAAAAAATGCTTAAAACCCTATTAG
- a CDS encoding tetrathionate reductase subunit C has product MTTASAFHFESLVWDWPIAVYLFLIGISAGLVVLAVLMRQYYPTAAGSDSTLMRTTLILAPTTIIFGLLILILHLTRPWTFWKLMFHYSPTSVMSMGVMLFQVYMAVLVIWLAKIYEKELMVLQQKWLPKFTLIPRILTLLNRAMRSLDIVMLVLAVLLGAYTGFLLSALKSYPFLNNPLLPALFLFSGISSGIAVSLMAIALRYRKNIHNDETAFLHRIEGFVIWLEIFLLAAFFVGLALGDDGKIRSLIAALGGGFWTWWFWIGVVGCGFIIPLLFKKWMDKGQGAARVLIISGASLLGVFCLRFFVLYAGQLTVA; this is encoded by the coding sequence ATGACAACAGCTTCTGCTTTCCATTTTGAATCCTTAGTGTGGGACTGGCCCATTGCCGTTTACTTATTCTTAATTGGTATTTCAGCTGGGCTCGTGGTACTTGCGGTACTTATGCGCCAGTATTATCCCACTGCGGCTGGCAGTGATAGCACTCTCATGCGCACAACACTGATTTTAGCTCCGACAACAATCATCTTTGGGTTATTGATCTTAATTCTCCATTTGACGCGTCCATGGACATTCTGGAAATTAATGTTTCATTACAGCCCAACTTCGGTGATGTCGATGGGGGTAATGTTATTCCAAGTGTATATGGCTGTACTTGTTATTTGGCTTGCTAAAATTTATGAAAAAGAGCTCATGGTTTTACAGCAAAAATGGCTGCCTAAGTTTACGCTTATCCCAAGAATATTAACCCTGCTAAATCGTGCGATGCGTTCTCTGGATATTGTAATGCTAGTCTTGGCTGTTTTGCTTGGGGCTTATACCGGATTTTTACTTTCAGCATTAAAATCTTATCCATTCTTAAACAATCCATTATTACCAGCTTTATTCCTATTTTCAGGAATATCGTCAGGTATCGCGGTATCATTAATGGCAATAGCATTACGCTACCGTAAAAATATCCATAACGACGAAACCGCATTTTTACACCGTATCGAAGGCTTTGTTATTTGGCTCGAGATATTCCTATTAGCAGCCTTTTTTGTCGGGCTAGCGTTAGGGGATGACGGGAAAATTCGTTCATTAATTGCCGCATTAGGCGGTGGTTTCTGGACTTGGTGGTTTTGGATTGGCGTTGTCGGGTGTGGTTTTATTATTCCTCTGCTATTCAAAAAATGGATGGATAAAGGACAAGGTGCAGCAAGAGTATTGATTATCAGTGGTGCAAGCTTACTGGGTGTCTTCTGCTTACGCTTCTTTGTGTTATACGCAGGGCAGTTGACCGTCGCATAA
- the fdoH_1 gene encoding Formate dehydrogenase-O subunit beta, protein MSCSRRQFIIYTGALAAVGGVASHTLANTMKIDGVRYGMVHDENLCIGCTACMDACREVNQVPEGVSRLTIIRSEPIGQFPDVKYRFFRHSCQHCESAPCVDVCPTGASFIDKTTGIVDVNPDLCVGCQYCIAACPYRVRFIHPINKTADKCDFCRKTNLKKGKQPACVESCPTKALTFGNLDDPKSDISLILKEKPTYRFKIALGTHPKMYRVPFKYGEVSQ, encoded by the coding sequence ATGAGTTGTTCTCGTCGTCAATTCATTATCTACACAGGAGCACTGGCGGCGGTAGGAGGGGTTGCTAGCCATACGCTAGCTAACACCATGAAAATAGATGGCGTTCGCTACGGCATGGTGCACGATGAAAATCTGTGCATCGGCTGTACGGCGTGTATGGATGCGTGCCGAGAGGTTAACCAAGTACCGGAAGGTGTTTCACGGTTAACCATCATCCGTAGTGAGCCCATAGGCCAATTTCCTGATGTTAAATACCGTTTTTTTCGCCATTCCTGTCAACATTGTGAAAGTGCGCCTTGTGTTGATGTTTGCCCTACTGGTGCCTCTTTTATCGACAAAACAACGGGGATTGTTGATGTAAACCCTGACTTATGTGTCGGCTGCCAATACTGTATTGCTGCCTGCCCTTATCGCGTCAGATTCATTCACCCTATCAATAAAACCGCGGATAAATGTGATTTTTGTCGTAAAACAAATCTAAAAAAGGGTAAGCAACCTGCTTGTGTCGAATCTTGCCCGACCAAAGCATTAACCTTCGGTAATTTAGATGATCCTAAGAGCGATATTTCGTTGATACTAAAAGAAAAACCGACTTATCGATTCAAGATTGCACTCGGTACTCACCCCAAAATGTATCGAGTCCCGTTCAAATATGGGGAGGTTAGCCAATGA
- the nrfB gene encoding Cytochrome c-type protein NrfB precursor, translating into MSVLRSLLTAGVLATGLLWATAASATPQMAQENVEGRWVVTQQRSADSACLDCHKPDQEGMHGTHAEVINPNNNLPVTCTNCHGNPGPDHREGVKDVMRFNNPMYNVEQQNSVCLSCHLPEQLQKAFWPHDVHVTKVACASCHDLHPETRYDEGTD; encoded by the coding sequence ATGAGCGTACTACGTTCGTTATTAACTGCTGGGGTGCTGGCAACAGGCTTATTATGGGCAACAGCCGCATCCGCAACCCCACAAATGGCACAAGAAAATGTAGAAGGCCGTTGGGTTGTCACGCAGCAACGCAGTGCTGACAGCGCCTGCTTAGACTGTCATAAACCAGACCAAGAAGGCATGCATGGCACTCACGCAGAAGTGATTAACCCTAACAATAATTTACCCGTGACTTGTACCAACTGCCACGGTAACCCAGGGCCTGATCACCGTGAAGGCGTCAAAGATGTCATGCGCTTTAACAACCCAATGTATAACGTTGAACAACAAAACAGTGTCTGTCTGTCATGTCACTTACCAGAGCAACTACAAAAAGCGTTCTGGCCTCATGATGTCCACGTCACCAAAGTGGCCTGTGCCAGTTGCCATGACCTTCATCCCGAAACAAGATACGATGAAGGTACTGACTGA
- the nrfA gene encoding Cytochrome c-552 precursor, giving the protein MANIRNNALCLLSLVAGIFLFTSVHAQTPTKDSTSTINARNETFEAAHPDQYHSWRATSEQSNREDALAEDPRLVVLWAGYPFSRDYNKPRGHAYAIIDVRETLRTGAPKDAQDGPLPMACWSCKSPDVARLIQEHGEDGYFEGKWAKGGPEVVNVLGCADCHKTDSADFAKGKPELTLSRPYAERAMEAIGKPFDKASRFDQQSMVCGQCHVEYYFSGDKKAVKFPWDNGTKVEDMEVYYDNIGFSDWTNSLSKAPMLKAQHPEYETWSAGIHGKNNVTCIDCHMPKLQNEKGELYTSHKIGNPFDNFEQTCSTCHTQSKQQLQDVVAERKVAIQEMKIKAEDQLVRAHFEAKAAWDAGATEDEMKPILTDIRHAQWRWDLAIASHGIHMHAPDEGLRMLGGSMDKAADARTKLARLLGSKGITHEIAIPDISTKEKAQQAIGLDMQKINAEKQEFLKTVVPQWDDQARKNDLLAK; this is encoded by the coding sequence ATGGCAAACATAAGAAATAATGCACTATGCTTATTGAGTCTGGTTGCAGGAATATTTCTCTTTACCTCTGTTCATGCTCAAACTCCGACTAAAGATAGTACATCTACCATCAACGCACGAAATGAAACTTTCGAAGCTGCTCACCCTGATCAATACCACTCTTGGCGAGCAACATCCGAGCAATCAAACCGAGAAGACGCATTAGCGGAAGACCCTCGCTTAGTCGTTCTCTGGGCTGGATACCCATTCTCACGCGACTACAACAAACCTCGTGGTCACGCCTATGCCATCATCGACGTCCGTGAAACCTTACGAACTGGTGCTCCGAAAGATGCCCAAGATGGCCCGCTTCCGATGGCATGTTGGAGCTGTAAAAGTCCCGATGTGGCTAGGCTTATCCAAGAACATGGCGAAGATGGCTATTTCGAAGGTAAGTGGGCAAAAGGTGGTCCAGAAGTGGTGAATGTCTTAGGTTGCGCAGATTGCCATAAAACCGACTCAGCGGATTTTGCAAAAGGTAAACCAGAGCTAACACTTTCTCGCCCTTATGCAGAGCGTGCAATGGAAGCGATTGGCAAACCGTTTGATAAAGCCAGCCGGTTCGACCAACAGTCCATGGTGTGTGGCCAATGCCACGTAGAATATTATTTCTCTGGTGATAAAAAAGCCGTGAAATTCCCATGGGATAACGGCACCAAAGTGGAAGATATGGAAGTCTACTACGACAACATTGGTTTCTCTGACTGGACCAACTCACTGTCGAAAGCTCCAATGCTAAAAGCCCAACACCCAGAATATGAAACTTGGAGTGCGGGTATTCATGGCAAAAATAACGTGACCTGTATTGATTGCCATATGCCAAAACTGCAAAACGAGAAAGGCGAACTGTATACCAGCCATAAAATTGGTAATCCATTCGACAATTTCGAACAAACCTGTAGCACTTGCCATACCCAAAGCAAACAACAACTGCAAGATGTGGTTGCTGAACGTAAAGTCGCTATCCAAGAGATGAAAATCAAAGCGGAAGACCAATTGGTTCGCGCTCACTTTGAAGCGAAAGCCGCATGGGATGCAGGCGCAACAGAAGATGAAATGAAACCAATTTTAACCGATATTCGCCATGCACAATGGCGCTGGGATTTAGCTATCGCCTCCCACGGTATTCATATGCACGCACCAGATGAAGGCCTACGTATGTTAGGTGGTTCAATGGATAAAGCGGCAGATGCACGTACTAAACTAGCTCGCCTGTTAGGCTCAAAAGGCATCACCCATGAAATTGCCATTCCAGATATTTCAACCAAGGAAAAAGCACAACAAGCCATTGGTTTAGATATGCAAAAAATTAACGCGGAGAAACAAGAGTTCTTAAAAACTGTCGTTCCGCAATGGGATGACCAAGCTCGTAAAAATGACCTATTAGCCAAATAA
- a CDS encoding ferredoxin-type protein → MVDLTRRGVLTGAWRSAAPVVRPPWSGSETQFIELCTRCNACVESCETAIIQPGAGGYPVVDFKRGECTFCYACATACPEPIFLPKHSQPWDISISIGQNCLAYLSIECRRCQDSCEPEVISFRPSMAGIYQPKVETPGCTGCGACVAGCPVSAITVEHEHAQ, encoded by the coding sequence ATGGTTGATCTCACCCGTCGGGGAGTATTAACTGGTGCGTGGCGTAGTGCAGCCCCAGTGGTTCGGCCGCCATGGAGTGGTAGTGAAACGCAATTTATCGAATTGTGTACCCGTTGCAATGCCTGTGTTGAAAGTTGCGAAACGGCAATTATCCAACCAGGAGCAGGGGGCTACCCTGTTGTTGATTTTAAGCGTGGTGAATGTACATTTTGCTATGCATGTGCAACAGCATGTCCAGAACCTATTTTCCTACCAAAACATTCCCAACCTTGGGATATCTCAATTTCGATTGGCCAAAATTGTCTTGCTTATCTTTCGATTGAATGTCGTCGTTGCCAAGACAGTTGTGAGCCTGAAGTCATCTCTTTTCGTCCGTCAATGGCCGGTATATACCAGCCAAAAGTAGAAACACCAGGTTGTACAGGCTGTGGTGCTTGCGTCGCAGGTTGCCCAGTTTCAGCCATTACCGTGGAGCATGAACATGCACAGTAA
- the napD gene encoding assembly protein for periplasmic nitrate reductase, which produces MHSNYQVCSLIVQVKSERLSTVAEEINQLSHCEVALSAPENGKLIVVVEGQGSRTLLDTIDLVRDIDGVLDVSLVYHQQEEQGEEDYETQSS; this is translated from the coding sequence ATGCACAGTAACTATCAAGTGTGCAGTTTAATAGTACAAGTAAAAAGTGAGCGACTGTCTACTGTGGCCGAAGAAATTAATCAACTTTCCCATTGTGAAGTGGCGCTAAGCGCCCCGGAAAACGGAAAACTGATTGTGGTTGTTGAAGGGCAAGGTAGTAGAACGTTGTTAGATACTATTGATTTAGTACGCGATATTGACGGCGTACTAGATGTTTCGCTGGTTTACCATCAGCAGGAAGAGCAAGGTGAGGAAGATTATGAAACTCAGTCGTCGTAG
- the napA gene encoding Periplasmic nitrate reductase precursor produces MKLSRRSFMKANAIAAAAAAAGIGAPSIAKAVVGQQESIKWDKAPCRFCGTGCGVLVGTQNGRIVASQGDPEAPVNRGLNCIKGYFLPKIMYGKDRLTQPMLRMKDGEYDKNGEFTPITWEQAFDVMEEKVKTTLKEKGPEGIGMFGSGQWTVWEGYAASKLFKGGFRSNNLDPNARHCMASAVVGFMRTFGMDEPMGCYDDIEHADAFVLWGSNMAEMHPILWSRITNRRLSNPDVRVAVLSTFKHRSFELADNGIVFTPQSDLVILNYIANYIIQNNAVNQEFLDKHVNLRRGATDIGYGLRPTHPLEQNAKNAGSDASEPMTWDEYKVFVAEYTLDKTAEMTGVPKDQLEELAKLYADPKTKVVSYWTMGFNQHTRGVWANNLAYNLHLLTGKISQPGCGPFSLTGQPSACGTAREVGTFSHRLPADMVVTNEKHREKVEGVWGLPAGTIPEKVGLHAVAQDRALKDGKLNFYWVMCNNNMQAGPNINQERMPGWRDPRNFIVVSDPYPTVSALAADLILPTAMWVEKEGAYGNAERRTQFWRQQVKAPGEAKSDLMQMVLFSKRFTTDEVWPEELLAKKPELRGKTLYDVLFANQAVTKFPVSELAEDQLNDESRELGFYLQKGLFEEYAGFGRGHGHDLADFDDYHKARGIRWPVVDGKETQWRYSEGNDPYVKAGAGYQFYGKPDGKAVIFALPFEPAAESPDKEYDLWLSTGRVLEHWHTGSMTRRVPELHRAFPESLVFIHPIDAKERGLRRGDKVKVVSRRGDVTTIVETRGRNRPPKGLVYMAFFDAAQLVNNLTLDATDPLSKETDYKKCAVKLEKV; encoded by the coding sequence ATGAAACTCAGTCGTCGTAGCTTTATGAAAGCCAATGCGATAGCGGCCGCTGCTGCGGCGGCCGGTATTGGCGCACCGAGCATTGCGAAAGCAGTGGTTGGTCAACAAGAAAGTATTAAATGGGACAAAGCCCCTTGTCGTTTTTGTGGTACAGGCTGTGGGGTACTGGTGGGAACTCAAAATGGTCGCATTGTGGCCAGCCAAGGTGACCCAGAAGCCCCTGTAAACCGTGGTCTAAACTGTATTAAAGGGTATTTCTTACCAAAAATTATGTACGGAAAAGACCGTTTAACGCAGCCAATGTTGCGCATGAAAGATGGTGAATATGATAAAAATGGGGAGTTCACACCGATCACGTGGGAACAAGCTTTTGATGTCATGGAAGAAAAAGTCAAAACCACATTAAAAGAAAAAGGTCCTGAAGGGATTGGTATGTTTGGTTCGGGCCAGTGGACAGTTTGGGAGGGCTATGCGGCATCAAAACTGTTCAAAGGTGGTTTCCGTTCTAATAACTTAGACCCTAATGCACGCCACTGTATGGCTTCTGCGGTAGTGGGCTTCATGCGTACTTTCGGTATGGATGAACCAATGGGTTGTTATGATGACATTGAGCATGCTGACGCGTTTGTCCTTTGGGGTTCAAACATGGCAGAAATGCACCCAATCTTGTGGTCTCGTATCACCAACCGTCGTCTGTCTAACCCTGACGTGCGTGTTGCGGTGTTATCGACTTTCAAACACCGTAGCTTTGAATTAGCGGATAACGGCATCGTCTTTACACCACAATCTGACTTGGTGATCCTGAACTATATTGCAAACTATATCATTCAAAATAACGCAGTTAATCAGGAATTCCTCGATAAACACGTGAATTTACGTCGTGGTGCAACAGATATCGGTTATGGATTACGCCCAACTCACCCACTCGAACAAAATGCGAAAAATGCAGGTTCTGATGCGTCTGAGCCAATGACATGGGACGAGTATAAAGTCTTTGTTGCAGAATATACGTTAGACAAAACCGCAGAAATGACCGGGGTTCCAAAAGATCAGTTAGAAGAACTCGCTAAACTTTACGCAGACCCTAAAACGAAAGTGGTTTCTTATTGGACCATGGGCTTTAACCAGCACACTCGCGGTGTTTGGGCGAATAACTTAGCGTATAACTTGCACTTACTGACAGGAAAAATTTCTCAACCTGGTTGTGGGCCGTTCTCATTAACAGGCCAGCCATCAGCGTGTGGTACTGCTCGTGAAGTCGGTACGTTCTCACACCGTTTACCTGCGGACATGGTGGTTACCAATGAAAAACACCGTGAAAAAGTAGAAGGTGTGTGGGGGTTACCTGCTGGGACGATCCCTGAAAAAGTGGGTTTACACGCCGTTGCCCAAGACCGTGCTTTAAAAGACGGTAAATTGAATTTCTACTGGGTAATGTGTAACAACAACATGCAAGCGGGCCCGAATATCAACCAAGAGCGTATGCCAGGGTGGCGCGACCCACGTAACTTTATCGTGGTATCTGACCCATACCCAACGGTCAGCGCATTGGCTGCCGACTTAATTTTACCGACAGCCATGTGGGTAGAAAAAGAAGGGGCTTACGGTAATGCGGAACGTCGTACCCAATTTTGGCGCCAGCAAGTTAAGGCACCAGGCGAAGCAAAATCTGACTTAATGCAGATGGTACTGTTTTCTAAACGCTTTACAACGGATGAAGTGTGGCCTGAAGAGTTACTCGCGAAAAAACCTGAATTACGTGGTAAAACCCTATATGACGTGTTATTCGCTAACCAAGCTGTAACGAAGTTCCCTGTGAGCGAGTTAGCAGAAGACCAACTTAATGATGAGTCTCGTGAATTAGGTTTTTACTTACAAAAAGGGCTGTTCGAGGAATACGCTGGCTTTGGTCGCGGTCATGGTCATGATTTGGCTGATTTTGATGACTACCACAAAGCGCGCGGTATCCGTTGGCCAGTGGTTGATGGCAAAGAAACTCAGTGGCGTTATAGCGAAGGAAATGACCCTTACGTTAAGGCTGGCGCGGGTTATCAATTCTACGGTAAACCAGATGGTAAAGCGGTGATTTTTGCTCTGCCATTTGAGCCTGCTGCGGAATCGCCAGATAAAGAATATGACTTATGGTTATCAACAGGCCGTGTATTAGAACATTGGCATACCGGTAGTATGACACGCCGTGTTCCTGAACTGCACCGTGCTTTCCCTGAATCTCTTGTGTTTATACATCCAATCGATGCGAAAGAGAGAGGTTTACGCCGTGGTGATAAAGTCAAAGTGGTTTCACGCCGTGGTGATGTGACCACGATTGTCGAAACACGTGGCCGTAATAGACCACCAAAAGGCCTAGTTTACATGGCGTTCTTCGATGCTGCGCAGCTAGTGAATAACTTAACACTGGATGCAACCGATCCGCTTTCAAAAGAAACGGATTACAAAAAATGTGCCGTTAAACTGGAAAAGGTGTAA
- a CDS encoding quinol dehydrogenase periplasmic component, producing the protein MPQKAKSQQAKSQNSRRRFLRDVARTAGGLAAVGVVLGLQQQTSRASGVKLRPPGALDEKAFASACVRCGQCVQACPYDMLKLATLASGLASGTPYFIARENPCEMCEDIPCAKVCPSGALDKDIESINDARMGLAVLLDQENCLNFQGLRCDVCYRVCPLIDEAITLELEQNHRTGKHARFLPTVNSNYCTGCGKCEQACVLEEAAIKVLPRSLAKGELGHHYRFGWLEGNNGES; encoded by the coding sequence ATGCCCCAGAAAGCTAAGTCTCAACAGGCTAAGTCCCAGAATAGTCGTCGTCGCTTTTTACGCGATGTCGCCCGTACTGCGGGTGGGTTGGCGGCTGTTGGTGTGGTGCTGGGGCTTCAGCAACAAACTTCCCGTGCGAGTGGCGTTAAGCTTCGTCCGCCGGGAGCCCTTGATGAAAAAGCATTTGCCAGTGCATGTGTCCGCTGTGGACAATGCGTTCAAGCCTGCCCGTATGACATGTTGAAATTAGCGACATTGGCATCCGGTTTGGCTTCTGGAACGCCATACTTCATCGCCCGAGAAAATCCGTGTGAAATGTGTGAGGACATTCCTTGCGCCAAGGTTTGCCCAAGTGGTGCATTGGATAAAGACATTGAGTCGATTAACGATGCACGCATGGGGTTAGCCGTTTTACTCGATCAGGAAAACTGCCTGAACTTTCAAGGGCTAAGGTGTGATGTATGTTACCGCGTATGTCCACTGATTGATGAAGCCATCACATTGGAACTTGAACAAAACCACCGAACAGGTAAGCACGCGCGCTTCTTACCCACCGTCAATAGCAACTACTGCACGGGATGCGGTAAATGTGAACAGGCATGTGTATTGGAAGAGGCAGCTATCAAGGTATTACCAAGGTCGCTGGCGAAAGGTGAGTTAGGACACCATTACCGCTTTGGTTGGCTGGAGGGTAACAATGGCGAATCGTAA